In Silene latifolia isolate original U9 population chromosome 6, ASM4854445v1, whole genome shotgun sequence, the genomic window GGTATGTCACTATAGCTTATTGTTGCCTTATAGTTTTCGGAATGTGATTGCTAAATTTTTTAGGGTTAGGTTGTCTATTTCATCTCGATTTTTTTTGCAGGGAGAACCAAAATCTCACTGGAACTGCCTGGTATGCCAGTGTCAACACTCACCTTGGCATAGGTAGTGAAACTCATAGGTAGTGACACGCTTCTTATATCCCCTCCCCCGGTTGTTATTTTTCTTCAGAAAGTCTTGATGATTGATGCAATTTGGCTGGCTGATTTATTCACATTACAAAGTCGAAGAGATGATCTGGAGTCTATTGGTTACATGCTCATGTATTTTCTGAGAGGAAGGTTATAATCAACTTCAAACTTGTGCTTTCTTTTCCAGTTACCTTTGAGACGTTATATGTGCTTGTAAGAATGTACTGACTTCTGGATGCGTTTTGTTTTGTTCTACTGGTTCAGTTTTCCATGGCAAGGATTGAAGGCGGGGACTAAGAAACAAAAGTACGACAAGATCATTGAGAAGAAGATGTTGACTCCTATTGAGGTCTTATTTTTTG contains:
- the LOC141587344 gene encoding casein kinase 1-like; protein product: MLYRENQNLTGTAWYASVNTHLGIGSETHSRRDDLESIGYMLMYFLRGSFPWQGLKAGTKKQKYDKIIEKKMLTPIEGVYCEIRLTSLSLAAPCV